From Haliotis asinina isolate JCU_RB_2024 unplaced genomic scaffold, JCU_Hal_asi_v2 scaffold_42, whole genome shotgun sequence, the proteins below share one genomic window:
- the LOC137270131 gene encoding uncharacterized protein, producing the protein MKKRVDFSPDLDNVFKKRSSLSSKSTMKNQNLDEEAAATVASFYSIKSGLYRQRAKVLPPVPRTRADVDFTGSWTETTDLQQFLVVDSEDEDRILIFSTAEMLDILANAETIFMDGTSFVCPSLWQQVYIVHCLVDGQMFPVAFSLLPSKSRDTYIRLFNYMKDSVLAIVGVELFPSVVQTDYEAAAIGATERVFPDAEVRGCYFHFTQAVWRQVSEKGLVNTYKDNRAFNTHVRRAAALPLLPVDQIQDAWMEKLVQKHHPNIYEFVIAMKKLETTNRVARRQIEHGAAVRPRSRLYKNLDSRLHRLQQQLETGRRSPLQFLDAAGHLIKLN; encoded by the exons ATGAAGAAGAGAGTCGACTTCTCACCAGACTTAGACAACGTGTTCAAGAAGAGATCAAGCCTGTCCAGCAAATCTACAATGAAGAACCAGAACCTAGACGAAGAagctgctgctactgttgcttCCTTCTACAGTATCAAGTCTGGACTCTACCGTCAGCGTGCCAAGGTTCTTCCACCAGTCCCACGTACCCGTGCTGATGTAGACTTCACAG GTTCCTGGACTGAGACAACAGACTTACAACAGTTCCTGGTTGTAGACAGCGAAGATGAAGACAGGATCCTGATCTTCAGTACCGCAGAAATGCTGGACATCCTCGCCAATGCAGAAACCATCTTCATGGACGGAACATCTTTTGTGTGTCCCAGCCTGTGGCAACAAGTCTACATTGTGCACTGCCTTGTGGATGGACAGATGTTCCCAGTCGCCTTCTCCCTGCTGCCAAGCAAGTCTCGTGATACATACATTAGATTGTTTAACTACATGAAGGACTCTGTGCTTGCTATTGTCGGCGTTGAACTTTTTCCCTCCGTTGTACAGACTGACTACGAAGCTGCTGCTATTGGAGCCACTGAGAGAGTCTTCCCCGATGCAGAAGTCCGTGGATGCTACTTCCACTTCACCCAGGCGGTTTGGCGGCAGGTTTCAGAGAAAGGCCTTGTGAACACCTACAAGGACAACCGTGCCTTCAACACCCACGTGCGACGTGCTGCAGCACTCCCCCTCCTCCCAGTGGATCAGATCCAAGATGCCTGGATGGAA AAGCTGGTTCAGAAGCACCACCCGAACATTTACGAGTTTGTGATCGCAATGAAGAAGCTCGAGACAACAAACAGAGTGGCCAGAAGACAGATTGAGCATGGAGCAGCTGTCCGCCCAAGATCCAGACTCTACAAGAACCTGGACAGCCGCCTGCACAGACTGCAGCAGCAACTGGAAACTGGCAGAAGATCACCGCTACAGTTTCTAGACGCGGCTGGACACCTGATCAAGTTGAACTGA